The following proteins are encoded in a genomic region of Synergistaceae bacterium:
- a CDS encoding NAD-dependent malic enzyme yields the protein MAEDIFQRSLDMHRELRGKLDIECRSKIESMDDLALVYTPGVAEPCREIERDPEAIWDLTMKNNLVAVITDGTAVLGLGDIGPAASLPVMEGKSCLFKRFAGIDSIPIAVSTKDVDEFVDAVSRIAVSFGGINLEDISAPRCFEIERRLQEALDIPVFHDDQHGTAVIALAAYKNALRLTGRDLEKAMLVINGAGAAGCSIARYFISAGARNIVMCDINGALCAGYTEGLNEAQISLSEATNPERRRGSLADVIKGADAFLGVSRPGLLTGDMVRTMAERPVIFAMANPTPEIFPDEALAAGAAVVATGRSDFPNQVNNCLGFPGIFRGALDVRARTINEEMKIAASKALAELVSDEELSENYIIPGVLDPRVVPAVAAAVAAAAHKTKVARI from the coding sequence ATGGCAGAGGATATTTTTCAGAGATCGCTTGATATGCACAGAGAACTAAGGGGCAAACTGGATATTGAATGCCGAAGCAAAATAGAGAGCATGGATGACCTTGCACTGGTGTATACCCCTGGAGTCGCTGAGCCGTGCAGGGAAATAGAGCGGGACCCCGAAGCGATATGGGATCTTACGATGAAGAACAACCTTGTAGCGGTCATAACGGACGGCACAGCGGTGCTTGGGCTCGGCGATATAGGGCCTGCGGCGTCCCTGCCTGTCATGGAGGGCAAGTCCTGTCTTTTTAAGCGTTTTGCCGGCATCGATTCGATCCCCATCGCTGTAAGCACGAAGGATGTGGACGAGTTTGTCGATGCGGTATCGAGGATAGCGGTGTCGTTCGGCGGGATCAACCTTGAGGATATTTCAGCCCCGCGCTGTTTTGAGATAGAGCGCAGACTTCAGGAAGCGCTTGATATACCGGTCTTTCATGACGATCAGCACGGTACGGCCGTTATTGCGCTGGCCGCTTATAAAAATGCTCTGAGGCTTACCGGCAGAGACCTGGAGAAGGCAATGCTTGTAATCAACGGGGCAGGGGCCGCCGGATGTTCGATAGCGAGGTATTTTATCTCCGCAGGAGCAAGGAACATCGTGATGTGTGACATAAACGGGGCACTATGCGCCGGATATACGGAAGGGCTGAACGAAGCCCAGATATCATTGTCCGAGGCAACAAACCCGGAGAGGCGAAGGGGAAGTCTCGCAGATGTGATAAAGGGTGCGGATGCGTTCCTCGGCGTCTCGCGTCCGGGACTGCTTACCGGAGATATGGTAAGGACTATGGCTGAGAGACCCGTCATATTTGCCATGGCGAACCCGACGCCTGAAATTTTCCCGGATGAAGCTCTTGCAGCCGGGGCAGCCGTTGTAGCAACGGGCAGAAGTGATTTTCCAAATCAGGTAAACAATTGCCTAGGTTTTCCGGGTATTTTCCGCGGGGCGCTTGATGTCCGCGCGCGGACGATAAACGAGGAGATGAAGATCGCAGCATCAAAGGCGCTGGCGGAACTTGTCAGCGATGAAGAACTTTCAGAGAACTATATAATCCCTGGAGTCCTTGACCCGCGCGTTGTCCCGGCAGTGGCGGCAGCTGTTGCGGCAGCGGCACATAAGACAAAGGTGGCGAGAATTTAA